A genomic segment from Luteolibacter ambystomatis encodes:
- a CDS encoding glycosyl hydrolase family 95 catalytic domain-containing protein, which produces MFDKTNFTAVIDQRLQRALDHSFVAMRDASAADHGSYMRRCQLELLQTDAAKLPTPERLKRVKQTQDPALEALYFQFGRHLMVAGSRPDSPLPAKGCPFTVDCVWV; this is translated from the coding sequence ATGTTCGACAAAACGAACTTTACCGCGGTGATCGACCAACGCCTGCAAAGGGCACTCGACCATTCGTTTGTCGCGATGCGCGATGCCTCCGCGGCCGACCACGGCAGCTACATGCGCCGCTGCCAGCTCGAGCTACTGCAAACCGACGCCGCAAAGTTGCCGACACCGGAGCGGCTCAAGCGCGTCAAGCAAACCCAGGACCCCGCGCTCGAGGCCCTCTATTTCCAGTTCGGCCGCCACCTGATGGTCGCCGGCTCGCGCCCTGATTCGCCGCTGCCCGCTAAGGGCTGCCCGTTCACCGTGGACTGCGTCTGGGTGTAA
- a CDS encoding 3-keto-disaccharide hydrolase: protein MKIRSSSALFLVCTVLGCITSYADEPANAAAAVALFDGKTLIGWSTKGTGGKATFAVEDGVIVGTSAKGGSNTFLCSDKTFRDFELEVDVKLEEKDTSYMNSGIQVRSRINEQGRVSGWQCEVDPSPRAWTCGIQEEAGRGWLQPVKPQDAKADLPVFAAGKTFKHNDWNHIKIVCEGNRIRTWLNGEAASDLTDDKGAAEGFIALQVHLGPEGHRYFFRDIKIREIVK from the coding sequence ATGAAAATCCGATCCAGCTCCGCCCTCTTTCTCGTCTGCACCGTACTGGGTTGCATCACTAGCTACGCCGACGAGCCCGCCAACGCGGCGGCAGCGGTCGCGCTCTTTGACGGCAAAACCCTGATCGGGTGGTCGACCAAGGGTACGGGCGGCAAGGCCACCTTCGCCGTCGAGGACGGTGTGATCGTCGGCACCAGCGCCAAGGGCGGCTCCAACACCTTCCTGTGCTCCGACAAAACCTTCCGCGACTTCGAGTTGGAAGTGGACGTCAAGCTGGAGGAAAAGGACACCTCCTACATGAACTCCGGCATCCAGGTCCGCAGCCGGATCAACGAGCAAGGCAGGGTCAGCGGCTGGCAGTGCGAAGTGGATCCCTCGCCTCGCGCCTGGACCTGCGGCATTCAGGAGGAAGCCGGCCGCGGCTGGCTGCAACCGGTCAAGCCGCAGGACGCCAAGGCAGACCTGCCCGTGTTCGCCGCCGGCAAGACCTTCAAGCACAACGACTGGAACCACATCAAAATCGTCTGCGAAGGCAACCGCATCCGCACCTGGCTCAACGGTGAAGCCGCGTCCGACCTGACCGACGACAAGGGCGCGGCCGAAGGCTTCATCGCCCTTCAGGTCCACTTGGGTCCTGAAGGTCACCGCTATTTTTTCCGCGACATCAAGATCCGCGAGATCGTGAAGTAA
- a CDS encoding GntR family transcriptional regulator: protein MEPVLPVVDRVYQLLLEGIGNGCWGGRLPSERQLAAELKVARMTLAKALQRLEAEGCVARSGRSRGRVVVANAQAVVEPKTRQWRIGILVPVEAEDEMEFWRIDRQIIMSSIMELGHTPCVAHMALSNDSPRLGRLEKLMDSMNADAWIVFCGPRVVLEWLDGHRHEPVLAWGGSIHGLRRIPAGGISIKSALLELACEFLALGHRRIVFITSRIHRQPVLSESLVAYRNVLSEAGIQLSDYHLPDWEETPEGLERLLESLFRLTPPTAIILFDEHYASGVLGFLSRQRLEMPDDVSVAVVGEVRSLAWYWPGKQLTGLQRNDDEFVRNITRWIEDQAFGRQATKRYLGSYLLARGNTIGRVKVDEPKRGA, encoded by the coding sequence ATGGAACCGGTCCTTCCTGTCGTCGATAGGGTTTACCAATTGCTGCTTGAAGGCATTGGCAACGGTTGCTGGGGAGGGCGTCTGCCTAGTGAGCGTCAACTGGCGGCGGAATTGAAAGTGGCCCGCATGACCTTGGCGAAGGCGCTCCAGCGGTTGGAGGCTGAGGGCTGCGTGGCGCGGTCCGGCAGATCGAGGGGACGCGTGGTCGTGGCGAACGCGCAGGCGGTGGTGGAGCCGAAGACGCGCCAGTGGCGCATCGGCATCCTCGTGCCCGTGGAGGCGGAGGACGAAATGGAATTCTGGCGCATCGACCGCCAGATCATCATGAGCTCGATCATGGAACTCGGGCACACGCCCTGTGTCGCGCACATGGCCCTTTCCAATGATTCGCCCAGATTGGGACGACTGGAGAAGCTCATGGATTCCATGAATGCCGATGCGTGGATCGTATTTTGTGGCCCGCGGGTGGTGTTGGAGTGGCTGGATGGGCATCGTCACGAGCCGGTCCTGGCGTGGGGAGGTTCGATCCACGGTCTCAGAAGGATTCCCGCTGGGGGCATCAGTATCAAATCCGCGCTTCTCGAACTCGCGTGCGAGTTTCTGGCGCTTGGTCATCGCCGGATTGTATTCATCACCTCCAGGATCCATCGCCAGCCGGTGTTGTCGGAGTCTCTTGTGGCTTATCGGAATGTGCTGAGCGAGGCGGGAATCCAGCTCAGTGACTATCACCTGCCGGATTGGGAGGAGACTCCAGAGGGGCTGGAACGCCTGCTCGAATCGCTTTTCCGGCTCACGCCACCCACGGCGATCATCCTGTTTGATGAGCATTATGCCTCCGGTGTGCTGGGATTTCTAAGTCGGCAGCGTTTGGAGATGCCGGACGATGTGTCAGTGGCGGTGGTCGGGGAGGTCCGGTCGCTCGCGTGGTATTGGCCCGGCAAACAACTCACCGGCCTGCAGCGTAACGACGACGAGTTCGTCCGCAATATCACCCGGTGGATCGAAGACCAGGCCTTTGGGCGTCAGGCGACGAAGCGATACCTCGGTTCCTATCTGCTGGCTCGTGGCAATACGATCGGTCGGGTCAAGGTGGATGAGCCCAAGCGGGGGGCTTAA
- a CDS encoding LacI family DNA-binding transcriptional regulator: MIAEKAGVHYSTVSLALNDRPGIPEVTRDHVKKIAEAMGYRPDPLLSALATYRSSKIRKIAHESIAWVDFWPPPKSSRKGFRALWAGASKRAEMLGWKLDEVCAGHSGHSPEEIGRILKARGIEGVLIAPQDVENLVMNLDWSGFSAITMAHTLAQPRLHRVQPHQFYNMQVLMRELFALGYRRPGLCLGRYSHGHTDHYWRAGFLDAQAPLPREDRVPPFEGDPEVARGLLGWFERELPDVIVTSRPEVIIQVIESKGVRVPRDVGVAAPSFKVEDWHPDCGKAGRGFSASGIDISGVDEDFEKIGEAMIDLVVSMIHRHETGVPVSPIHHLIEGRWHAGKTLKRAKSKGRKRL; encoded by the coding sequence ATGATCGCGGAAAAGGCAGGGGTTCACTATTCAACGGTCTCATTGGCGCTGAACGATCGTCCCGGCATTCCGGAGGTGACGCGCGATCATGTGAAGAAGATCGCCGAGGCGATGGGCTACCGGCCTGATCCGCTCCTATCCGCACTGGCCACATACAGATCCAGCAAGATCCGGAAGATCGCTCATGAGTCGATTGCGTGGGTGGACTTCTGGCCGCCACCCAAGAGCTCCCGCAAAGGGTTCCGGGCACTATGGGCGGGAGCAAGCAAACGTGCGGAGATGCTGGGATGGAAGCTGGATGAGGTATGTGCCGGTCATTCGGGACATTCTCCGGAAGAGATTGGAAGGATTTTGAAAGCGCGTGGAATCGAAGGAGTCCTGATTGCGCCACAGGATGTGGAGAATCTGGTGATGAATCTCGACTGGTCGGGCTTTTCGGCGATCACCATGGCACACACGCTGGCGCAGCCGCGTTTGCATCGGGTCCAGCCGCATCAATTTTACAACATGCAGGTGTTGATGCGAGAGCTGTTCGCATTGGGATACCGGCGACCCGGCCTGTGTTTGGGTCGTTATTCCCACGGTCACACCGACCACTATTGGAGAGCGGGATTTCTAGACGCCCAAGCCCCCCTTCCGAGGGAAGACAGGGTGCCACCGTTCGAAGGCGATCCCGAGGTGGCAAGGGGGCTGCTGGGCTGGTTCGAACGGGAGCTGCCGGATGTGATTGTCACCAGCAGGCCTGAGGTGATCATCCAGGTAATTGAATCGAAGGGAGTCCGCGTGCCGAGAGATGTGGGGGTAGCCGCGCCATCCTTCAAGGTCGAGGATTGGCATCCGGACTGCGGAAAAGCAGGACGAGGCTTCTCGGCAAGCGGGATCGATATCTCCGGAGTTGACGAGGATTTCGAGAAGATCGGCGAGGCAATGATCGACCTGGTTGTCAGCATGATTCATCGCCATGAAACGGGCGTGCCCGTGTCGCCGATACATCATCTGATCGAAGGCAGGTGGCACGCGGGAAAGACCTTGAAGCGGGCGAAGAGCAAAGGGCGGAAGCGTCTATAG
- a CDS encoding autotransporter-associated beta strand repeat-containing protein, which translates to MVYTQTQSTVNGQPFLAKGAYNGIASDFPKIAGYGINVVQNYGFRSWTDAQVQSYLDQAQANGLKVLFNLNAAVPTQAIVDQAKARVAMFKDHPAMYAWYLADEPNAANTDHALLKSLYNWIKQTDPNHPVFSSNWELDTFKDCCDVDMPQLYNGPPSRQRGGALPGMEQYRASTGIPWIPILNVTDGFGGVASHLDTPIKVRGALFDMFAHGGNGVFNYLLYAENNPDSIFYTPALRSSFSSTTQELDGLWPRISAPCQNSSTWYEESGDVFLWYRRVGNQITVMAVNESENVRTVNTPLPSLSSQPSINATVSSENRSVTVLNGYLSDTFQPNEAHIYLIDGAGPDTDSNGVWTNVTGGSWQAGGNWSGGTLANGVGKTADFSTLNLTANATVTLNGSFIIGTLKFGDATTASNDWTLGPGTGGSLTLAGGGAIDVANRTATISAVLAGQGFQKTGSGSLMLSGTNTYRGGTTVSTGSVTVSGDQSGANGGWTVKAGAATFQSGSNIAVTSTRSVSMDNTVSAHSITTSGTVTNDGSLSMGGASTLTLNSGANWNQNGQMNLAPYWSYATARIQVNTGATFTYTGTSVIALKSSSVSGTTDKSIVTISGGSFVTGQGFQNPTVGGAGYASMELYGGGTLKLTGDIPALATTADRPFNVLVGATGGGIVDTNGFSTTITPAIADISGQTGALTKRGDGTLTLAGANSYTGTTTIEAGTLAINGSLGNAPVTVKNAATLSGTGTISGVVTVQNGGTLAPGAGGIGTLTVNNTVTLSGTTRMELGKSASTLTADLLSATTLNHGGMLVVTHGGPDALVVGNSFTLFSATNRSGSFANIQLPALGANLVWDTSTLYTNGTIRIRALPVAVTDFAPVAVNGSVTIAVLANDSDADGDPLSLQSITQGAHGTVTKSGNSVIYTPAADWSGTDSFTYTVADGREGTVVGTVNVPVGVGNHAPTFTSNSFSRSDASTGAPYSDTIAGSATDPDSSLGDTLTYSKVSGPTWLTVAGSGALGGMPTNADVGTNIPFTVRVTDMGGVSTTATLTLSVVVGPTDGTWYNATGGSWSTASNWSGSLIAGGAGKAADFSALNLTGNTTVALNGAITLGGLVFGDTTPSHNWSLTAGTGGVLTLDANSGSPAIAVNNQATTISAVLAGSKGLTKTGVGTLVLTGTNSYTGGNTVSAGTLQLGDGTTNGSINGSYQIAAGATLRLARTAKTTVANNALTGAGTISLYVAGTANGTGAYQWDSFTTLDSNFTGKIVVEEGRIYYTSAKLGGTTAIEIQNGAQFLAKNGSTYPQAISIAGLGWGESGFNNGGLRMEFGGTGTWAGPVTLTANSGIMAQPGATFNITGSISGNFECLFYAGDPNTDTGTINVTPSGTAQNSYGSTRINGRPSTSIVAGNSRAFSPGGLAVNGGILKLNGNSFTFTNLSGSGGKIGNYGAAAASLTVGGDNTSTTSATVLLDGGTGLLGLTKAGTGTLTLTGASTYTGATTINAGTLAISGSLGATAVEVKNSAALGAGGNFGGAVTIRSNGHLAFAIASSPGAQTARTIGGTLTFDGGSVLDLNAISTPSVGTYTLATASSVSGMPGTVTLPSGMNGSVSVSGNSLILTVNASYATWIATYNTGGKAAANDDADGDGIPNAVEYVLGTAPDVPNAPNAATPQAQKSGSNFVFSFHREDRSKQGNLPLAVEVGFTLQSWSQVYQIGATTAESSSGVIVTENDSAPDTIIVTVPVNNASSCFARLKVTVP; encoded by the coding sequence GTGGTTTACACCCAAACGCAGTCCACGGTGAACGGGCAACCCTTCCTCGCGAAGGGGGCGTATAACGGCATCGCCAGCGACTTCCCGAAAATTGCCGGCTACGGCATCAATGTGGTCCAGAACTACGGGTTCAGGAGTTGGACGGACGCCCAGGTTCAGAGCTACCTGGATCAGGCCCAGGCCAACGGCCTCAAGGTTCTCTTCAATCTGAACGCTGCCGTGCCGACGCAGGCGATTGTGGACCAGGCGAAGGCGCGTGTGGCGATGTTCAAGGACCATCCTGCGATGTATGCGTGGTACCTGGCCGACGAGCCCAATGCCGCCAACACCGATCACGCGCTGCTGAAAAGCCTGTATAATTGGATCAAGCAGACGGATCCGAACCACCCGGTCTTCTCTTCGAACTGGGAGTTGGACACGTTCAAGGATTGCTGCGATGTCGACATGCCGCAGCTTTACAACGGGCCGCCGTCGCGTCAGCGCGGCGGTGCCCTGCCCGGTATGGAGCAGTATCGGGCAAGTACCGGCATCCCGTGGATCCCCATCCTCAATGTCACTGACGGTTTTGGTGGCGTCGCCAGCCACCTGGATACGCCAATCAAGGTCCGGGGCGCGTTGTTCGACATGTTCGCTCACGGGGGTAACGGGGTCTTCAATTACCTCCTGTACGCCGAAAACAATCCGGATTCGATTTTCTACACCCCGGCGCTCCGGAGTTCCTTCAGCTCCACCACGCAGGAGTTGGATGGACTCTGGCCGCGCATCAGCGCCCCGTGCCAGAACTCGTCCACGTGGTATGAGGAGTCCGGCGATGTGTTTCTCTGGTATCGCCGTGTGGGCAATCAGATCACGGTGATGGCCGTCAACGAGAGCGAGAACGTCCGGACGGTGAACACACCTCTGCCGAGCCTGTCGAGTCAGCCATCCATCAACGCCACGGTCAGTAGCGAAAACCGCAGCGTCACGGTACTGAATGGCTATCTGTCGGATACCTTCCAGCCCAATGAGGCTCACATCTACCTGATCGACGGCGCGGGGCCGGATACGGACTCAAATGGAGTCTGGACCAACGTGACAGGAGGATCATGGCAAGCGGGCGGCAACTGGAGCGGAGGGACTCTCGCCAATGGAGTGGGCAAGACGGCGGACTTCAGCACGCTGAACCTCACTGCCAACGCCACCGTTACTCTCAATGGAAGCTTCATCATCGGCACCCTGAAGTTCGGGGACGCCACCACGGCGAGCAACGACTGGACGCTAGGCCCGGGCACGGGAGGTTCGCTGACCCTGGCTGGTGGCGGTGCCATCGACGTGGCCAACCGCACGGCCACTATCAGCGCCGTACTAGCGGGACAAGGTTTCCAAAAAACCGGTTCGGGTTCCCTCATGCTGTCAGGGACGAACACCTACCGGGGTGGCACAACGGTTTCCACAGGTTCGGTGACCGTCAGCGGAGATCAGTCTGGCGCCAACGGGGGATGGACCGTCAAGGCCGGTGCGGCGACCTTCCAGAGCGGTTCGAACATCGCGGTAACGAGCACGCGATCGGTGTCGATGGACAATACCGTCTCCGCGCACTCCATCACCACCTCCGGCACGGTCACCAACGACGGCTCCCTTTCGATGGGCGGCGCCAGCACGCTGACGCTCAACTCCGGCGCCAACTGGAATCAGAACGGCCAGATGAACCTGGCGCCTTATTGGTCATATGCCACGGCGCGCATCCAGGTGAACACCGGAGCCACGTTCACCTACACCGGCACCTCGGTCATCGCCCTCAAATCCAGCAGCGTCTCAGGCACCACGGACAAGTCCATCGTCACGATTTCCGGCGGCTCCTTCGTCACCGGCCAGGGTTTCCAAAACCCGACCGTCGGCGGGGCCGGTTACGCAAGTATGGAGCTCTACGGCGGAGGCACGTTGAAACTCACCGGCGATATCCCGGCACTCGCGACCACGGCGGACCGTCCCTTCAATGTGCTGGTTGGTGCAACGGGTGGCGGCATCGTCGATACCAACGGCTTTTCCACCACCATCACACCAGCCATTGCCGACATCAGCGGCCAGACCGGCGCGTTGACGAAACGCGGTGACGGCACGCTGACTTTGGCAGGTGCCAACAGCTACACCGGAACGACCACCATCGAAGCCGGCACGCTTGCGATCAACGGCTCGCTCGGAAATGCCCCCGTAACGGTCAAAAACGCCGCCACTCTCAGCGGCACCGGCACAATCTCCGGCGTGGTGACGGTGCAAAACGGTGGCACTCTGGCACCCGGCGCGGGAGGAATCGGGACTCTGACGGTGAACAACACCGTGACCCTGTCCGGCACCACGCGGATGGAGCTGGGCAAGTCCGCCTCCACGCTCACCGCCGATCTGCTCAGCGCCACCACCCTGAACCATGGCGGCATGCTGGTGGTCACCCATGGGGGCCCTGACGCGCTTGTGGTCGGCAATAGTTTCACCCTTTTCAGTGCCACCAATCGCTCGGGAAGCTTTGCCAATATCCAACTCCCGGCCTTGGGGGCGAACCTCGTTTGGGACACCTCCACGCTTTACACCAATGGCACCATCCGGATTCGCGCGCTACCGGTGGCGGTGACGGACTTTGCTCCAGTCGCGGTCAACGGCTCGGTCACCATCGCGGTGCTTGCCAATGACAGCGATGCCGACGGTGATCCCCTCTCCCTCCAATCCATCACCCAAGGCGCACATGGCACGGTGACCAAATCCGGCAATAGCGTGATCTACACCCCGGCGGCGGATTGGAGCGGCACCGATAGCTTCACCTATACGGTTGCCGATGGTCGGGAAGGGACGGTCGTCGGCACGGTCAATGTGCCCGTGGGCGTTGGGAACCATGCGCCTACATTCACCAGCAATTCCTTCAGCCGCTCCGACGCATCCACAGGAGCCCCCTATTCGGACACGATCGCCGGAAGTGCGACGGACCCGGACTCCAGCCTGGGCGACACGCTGACCTACTCGAAGGTTTCCGGCCCCACCTGGCTCACCGTCGCCGGCAGCGGAGCACTGGGCGGCATGCCCACGAACGCAGATGTCGGAACGAACATCCCTTTCACCGTGCGCGTCACGGACATGGGCGGTGTTTCCACCACCGCCACGCTGACCCTCAGTGTCGTGGTCGGCCCCACCGACGGCACGTGGTACAATGCCACGGGCGGAAGCTGGTCCACCGCATCGAACTGGAGCGGAAGCCTGATCGCCGGCGGCGCAGGCAAGGCCGCCGATTTCAGCGCGCTCAATCTCACCGGCAACACCACCGTTGCGCTGAATGGCGCGATCACCCTGGGAGGTCTCGTTTTCGGTGACACCACCCCGAGCCACAACTGGAGTCTCACGGCGGGCACCGGAGGCGTCCTTACCTTGGATGCGAACTCCGGATCACCGGCCATCGCGGTGAACAATCAAGCCACCACCATCAGTGCCGTTCTCGCCGGGTCCAAAGGACTGACGAAAACCGGTGTCGGCACGCTCGTGCTGACGGGCACGAACAGCTACACCGGCGGCAACACGGTCTCCGCGGGAACCCTCCAGCTCGGTGACGGCACCACCAACGGCTCGATCAACGGCAGCTATCAGATCGCAGCCGGAGCCACCCTGCGCCTTGCGCGCACCGCCAAGACGACCGTGGCCAATAACGCGCTCACGGGGGCGGGCACCATCAGCCTCTACGTGGCTGGCACCGCCAATGGCACAGGCGCCTACCAGTGGGACAGCTTCACGACACTGGACTCCAACTTCACCGGCAAAATCGTCGTGGAGGAAGGGCGGATCTATTACACGTCCGCCAAACTGGGAGGCACCACCGCGATCGAAATCCAAAATGGCGCGCAGTTTCTCGCGAAGAATGGCTCCACCTACCCCCAAGCGATCAGCATCGCGGGTCTCGGTTGGGGCGAAAGCGGTTTCAACAACGGCGGCCTGCGCATGGAGTTCGGCGGCACAGGCACATGGGCGGGCCCCGTCACTCTCACCGCGAACTCCGGCATCATGGCCCAGCCGGGAGCCACCTTCAACATCACCGGTTCCATCAGCGGAAATTTCGAATGCCTGTTCTATGCGGGCGATCCGAATACGGATACCGGCACGATCAACGTCACCCCCTCGGGGACAGCTCAGAATTCCTACGGCTCCACTCGAATCAATGGCCGGCCCAGCACTTCCATCGTGGCGGGAAACTCCCGCGCCTTCAGTCCCGGAGGCCTCGCCGTGAATGGAGGCATTCTCAAGCTCAACGGCAACAGCTTCACTTTCACCAACCTGAGCGGCTCAGGCGGTAAAATCGGCAACTATGGTGCTGCCGCCGCTTCCCTCACTGTGGGTGGCGACAACACCAGCACCACAAGCGCCACCGTCCTGCTCGACGGCGGAACCGGATTGCTCGGCCTCACCAAGGCCGGTACTGGCACGTTGACCCTGACCGGTGCCAGCACCTATACCGGAGCAACTACGATCAACGCGGGCACGCTCGCCATCAGTGGTTCACTCGGAGCCACAGCGGTGGAGGTGAAGAACTCGGCGGCACTGGGAGCAGGAGGCAACTTCGGCGGAGCAGTCACGATTCGTTCCAACGGGCACCTGGCATTCGCGATCGCATCGTCACCGGGAGCCCAAACCGCCCGCACCATTGGCGGCACTCTGACCTTTGATGGCGGCAGCGTACTGGATCTCAACGCCATCTCAACACCATCTGTCGGCACCTACACACTCGCCACCGCGTCGTCGGTTTCCGGCATGCCCGGCACCGTAACCCTTCCCTCTGGCATGAATGGTTCGGTTTCCGTGTCGGGCAACAGTCTGATCCTGACCGTGAACGCATCGTATGCGACTTGGATCGCCACTTACAACACGGGCGGCAAAGCGGCGGCGAATGACGATGCGGATGGGGATGGCATTCCGAATGCCGTCGAATACGTCCTCGGCACCGCGCCCGATGTTCCCAATGCACCAAATGCCGCTACGCCGCAGGCGCAGAAGTCAGGCAGCAATTTCGTCTTCAGCTTCCATCGTGAGGATAGGTCGAAGCAAGGGAACCTTCCGCTTGCCGTGGAAGTCGGCTTTACTCTCCAGTCGTGGAGCCAAGTTTATCAGATCGGAGCGACAACAGCAGAGTCCAGTTCCGGAGTCATCGTGACGGAGAACGATTCAGCGCCGGATACCATTATAGTGACCGTGCCCGTCAATAACGCTTCCAGTTGCTTCGCCCGGCTCAAGGTGACGGTCCCGTAG